Proteins found in one Deltaproteobacteria bacterium CG2_30_66_27 genomic segment:
- a CDS encoding alcohol dehydrogenase — protein MKAAFFREHGGPDRVEFGDLPEPVAGPGQVRVRVKAAALNHLDIFVRNGIPGIPVALPHVMGSDGAGVIESVGPGVTRVKPDDEVVLNPGIHCGECEFCLAGEHSLCVAFHLLGEHIAGTFAGLVVAPAVNAYPKPAGLSWEESAAFPLTFLTAWRMLVTKARVKPGESLLIVGIGGGVAVAALQIAKLLGLAVFVTSGSPEKLDRAKALGADAGIDHGRTDFSREIRKLTGKRGVDVVLDSVGKATWKQSIASAAKGGRLLTCGATTGPDPQTDLGRIFWNQLTVYGSTMGTHAEFAGMLKLFRDGKVKPVIDTVFPLPSAGEALRRLEEKRQFGKIVLRVD, from the coding sequence ATGAAAGCCGCATTTTTCCGCGAGCACGGCGGGCCGGACCGCGTAGAGTTCGGTGACCTTCCGGAACCGGTCGCCGGGCCGGGGCAGGTCCGCGTGAGGGTCAAGGCGGCCGCGCTCAATCACCTCGACATCTTCGTCCGCAACGGCATCCCCGGCATCCCGGTGGCGCTCCCCCACGTGATGGGGTCGGATGGGGCCGGCGTGATCGAGTCGGTGGGCCCCGGGGTCACCCGGGTGAAGCCCGACGACGAAGTCGTGCTGAACCCCGGGATCCATTGCGGGGAGTGCGAGTTCTGTCTTGCGGGGGAGCACTCCCTTTGCGTCGCCTTCCACCTCCTCGGGGAGCATATCGCCGGGACGTTCGCGGGCCTTGTCGTCGCCCCCGCGGTGAACGCCTACCCGAAGCCGGCGGGCCTTTCCTGGGAGGAGTCGGCGGCGTTCCCGCTCACCTTCCTCACCGCGTGGAGGATGCTCGTCACGAAGGCGCGGGTGAAACCCGGCGAGTCGCTCCTGATCGTCGGGATCGGCGGAGGGGTCGCGGTGGCCGCGCTGCAGATCGCGAAGCTCCTCGGCCTCGCCGTCTTCGTAACCTCGGGATCCCCGGAGAAGCTCGACCGCGCGAAGGCGCTCGGCGCGGATGCCGGGATCGACCACGGCAGGACGGACTTCTCCAGGGAGATCCGCAAGCTCACGGGAAAGCGCGGGGTCGACGTCGTCCTCGACTCGGTGGGCAAGGCCACGTGGAAGCAGTCGATCGCGTCCGCGGCCAAGGGGGGGCGGCTCCTCACCTGCGGCGCCACCACCGGGCCCGATCCGCAGACCGACCTCGGGCGGATCTTCTGGAACCAGTTGACGGTGTACGGGTCCACCATGGGAACCCACGCGGAATTCGCCGGAATGCTGAAGCTCTTCCGGGACGGAAAGGTGAAACCGGTGATCGACACGGTCTTTCCGCTGCCTTCGGCCGGGGAGGCCCTCCGGCGCCTGGAGGAGAAGCGGCAGTTCGGCAAGATCGTCCTGCGCGTCGATTGA